The following coding sequences lie in one Manihot esculenta chloroplast, complete genome genomic window:
- the ndhB gene encoding NADH dehydrogenase subunit 2: MIWHVQNENFILDSTRIFMKAFHLLLFDGSFIFPECILIFGLILLLMIDSTSDQKDIPWLYFISSTSLVMSITALLFRWREEPMISFSGNFQTNNFNEIFQFLILLCSTLCIPLSVEYIECTEMAITEFLLFVLTATLGGMFLCGANDLITIFVAPECFSLCSYLLSGYTKKDVRSNEATTKYLLMGGASSSILVHAFSWLYGSSGGEIELQEIVNGLINTQMYNSPGISIALIFITVGIGFKLSLAPSHQWTPDVYEGSPTPVVAFLSVTSKVAASASATRIFDIPFYFSSNEWHLLLEILAILSMIVGNLIAITQTSMKRMLAYSSIGQIGYVIIGIIVGDSNGGYASMITYMLFYISMNLGTFACIVLFGLRTGTDNIRDYAGLYTKDPFLALSLALCLLSLGGLPPLAGFFGKLHLFWCGWQAGLYFLVLIGLLTSVVSIYYYLKIIKLLMTGRNQEITPHVRNYRRSPLRSNNSIELSMIVCVIASTIPGISMNPIVEIAQDTLF; the protein is encoded by the exons ATGATCTGGCATGTACAGAATGAAAACTTCATTCTCGATTCTACGAGAATTTTTATGAAAGCCTTTCATTTGCTTCTCTTCGATGGAAGTTTTATTTTCCCAGAATGTATCCTAATTTTTGGCCTAATTCTTCTTCTGATGATCGATTCAACCTCTGATCAAAAAGATATACCTTGGTTATATTTCATCTCTTCAACAAGTTTAGTAATGAGTATAACGGCCCTATTGTTCCGATGGAGAGAAGAACCTATGATTAGCTTTTCGGGAAATTTCCAAACGAACAATTTCAACGAAATCTTTCAATTTCTTATTTTACTATGTTCAACTCTATGTATTCCTCTATCCGTAGAGTACATTGAATGTACAGAAATGGCTATAACAGAGTTTCTCTTATTCGTATTAACAGCTACTCTAGGAGGAATGTTTTTATGCGGTGCTAACGATTTAATAACTATCTTTGTCGCTCCAGAATGTTTCAGTTTATGCTCCTACCTATTATCTGGATATACCAAGAAAGATGTACGGTCTAATGAGGCTACTACGAAATATTTACTCATGGGTGGGGCAAGCTCTTCTATTCTGGTTCATGCTTTCTCTTGGCTATATGGTTCGTCCGGGGGAGAGATCGAGCTTCAAGAAATAGTGAATGGCCTTATCAATACACAAATGTATAACTCCCCAGGAATTTCAATTGCGCTTATATTCATCACTGTAGGAATTGGGTTCAAGCTTTCCCTAGCCCCTTCTCATCAATGGACTCCTGACGTATACGAAGGA TCTCCCACTCCAGTCGTTGCTTTTCTTTCTGTTACTTCGAAAGTAGCTGCTTCAGCTTCAGCCACTCGAATTTTCGATATTCCTTTTTATTTCTCATCAAACGAATGGCATCTTCTTCTGGAAATCCTAGCTATTCTGAGCATGATAGTGGGGAATCTCATTGCTATTACTCAAACAAGCATGAAACGTATGCTTGCATATTCGTCCATAGGTCAAATCGGATATGTAATTATTGGAATAATTGTTGGAGACTCTAATGGTGGATATGCAAGCATGATAACTTATATGCTCTTCTATATCTCCATGAATCTAGGAACTTTTGCTTGTATTGTATTATTTGGTCTACGTACCGGAACTGATAACATTCGAGATTATGCAGGATTATACACGAAAGATCCTTTTTTGGCTCTCTCTTTAGCCCTATGTCTCTTATCCCTAGGAGGTCTTCCTCCACTAGCAGGTTTTTTCGGAAAACTCCATTTATTCTGGTGTGGATGGCAGGCAGGCCTATATTTCTTGGTTTTAATAGGACTCCTTACGAGCGTTGTTTCTATCTACTATTATCTAAAAATAATCAAGTTATTAATGACTGGACGAAACCAAGAAATAACCCCTCACGTGCGAAATTATAGAAGATCCCCTTTAAGATCAAACAATTCCATCGAATTGAGTATGATTGTATGTGTGATAGCATCTACTATACCAGGAATATCAATGAACCCGATTGTTGAAATTGCTCAAGATACCCTTTTTTAG
- the rps7 gene encoding ribosomal protein S7, producing the protein MSRRGTAEEKTAKSDPIYRNRLVNMLVNRILKHGKKSLAYQIIYRAMKKIQQKTETNPLSVLRQAIRGVTPDIAVKARRVGGSTHQVPIEIGSTQGKALAIRWLLGASRKRPGRNMAFKLSSELVDAAKGSGDAIRKKEETHRMAEANRAFAHFR; encoded by the coding sequence ATGTCACGTCGAGGTACTGCAGAAGAAAAAACTGCAAAATCCGATCCAATTTATCGTAATCGATTAGTTAACATGTTGGTTAACCGTATTCTGAAACACGGAAAAAAATCATTGGCTTATCAAATTATCTATCGAGCCATGAAAAAGATTCAACAAAAGACAGAAACAAATCCACTATCTGTTTTACGTCAAGCAATACGTGGAGTAACTCCCGATATAGCAGTAAAAGCAAGACGTGTAGGCGGATCGACTCATCAAGTTCCCATTGAAATAGGATCCACACAAGGAAAAGCACTTGCCATTCGTTGGTTATTAGGGGCATCCCGAAAACGTCCGGGTCGAAATATGGCTTTCAAATTAAGTTCCGAATTAGTGGATGCTGCCAAAGGGAGTGGTGATGCCATACGCAAAAAGGAAGAGACTCATAGAATGGCAGAGGCAAATAGAGCTTTTGCACATTTTCGTTAA